One genomic region from Pyrobaculum islandicum DSM 4184 encodes:
- a CDS encoding TFIIB-type zinc ribbon-containing protein, with protein MFCPKCGSREIALLPSNEFICKRCGHRWPIPQVDYSWIELDIKKAKLFEKYIDAPIESCEELLTQLLKELDEKNARLLAAKILIQRAERRKLTKAELARYYADADRCFQ; from the coding sequence GTGTTCTGTCCAAAGTGTGGATCTCGAGAAATTGCGTTGTTACCCAGTAATGAATTTATATGTAAACGCTGTGGGCATAGGTGGCCTATACCGCAGGTGGACTATTCTTGGATTGAGCTAGATATAAAAAAGGCCAAGCTATTTGAGAAATACATCGACGCTCCTATTGAAAGCTGTGAGGAGCTTCTCACCCAATTGCTAAAGGAGCTTGATGAAAAAAACGCGCGGCTTCTGGCAGCCAAAATTCTCATCCAGAGGGCCGAAAGACGTAAGTTGACAAAAGCTGAACTGGCGAGATATTACGCAGATGCCGATAGGTGTTTTCAATGA
- the fni gene encoding type 2 isopentenyl-diphosphate Delta-isomerase: protein MAIDKRKNDHIYLASSEISQVGSPWFDEVILLHNALPEIDLSEVDITTRFLGVKVNAPFGIGAMTGGTELAGKINAELAKIAEEFGIPIYVGSQRVALMKPEVRWTFEVVKKNAPSVPKVANLGAPQLAELSDEKLAEWVSQAVDMIDAYAIAIHLNAAQEVIQPEGEPRFRGVFEKIKVVRKAAGRPVIVKEVGNGISKEVASRLVEVADAIDVGGYGGTSFIAIEGARAAESGSSMRRRVAEVFKSWGIPTAASICEARSGYRGYIIASGGIRSGLDGAKALALGADFFTMSQPFLKAALEGRLREEIETVIAEVKIAMFLTGSRTIEDLKSAPRVYGPRLRNWIEQRKLVC from the coding sequence ATGGCGATAGATAAGAGGAAAAACGACCACATATATCTGGCCAGTTCTGAAATTTCTCAAGTGGGATCTCCCTGGTTTGACGAAGTTATCCTCTTACATAACGCATTGCCAGAGATAGATCTTTCTGAGGTTGACATTACAACGCGTTTTTTAGGTGTTAAAGTAAACGCGCCGTTTGGAATAGGCGCTATGACTGGCGGGACAGAGCTGGCGGGTAAGATAAACGCCGAGTTGGCAAAAATAGCAGAGGAGTTTGGGATACCGATTTATGTTGGATCTCAGAGAGTGGCCTTGATGAAGCCAGAAGTTAGGTGGACTTTTGAAGTAGTTAAGAAAAACGCACCCTCTGTGCCGAAAGTGGCAAACTTAGGCGCGCCGCAGTTAGCCGAGTTATCTGACGAAAAATTAGCCGAGTGGGTGTCTCAAGCAGTAGACATGATAGATGCATATGCCATAGCTATACATTTAAACGCTGCACAAGAGGTTATCCAGCCTGAGGGAGAGCCTCGTTTTAGAGGCGTATTTGAGAAGATAAAAGTCGTTAGAAAAGCGGCGGGCCGGCCGGTTATAGTAAAGGAGGTAGGCAATGGTATTTCAAAAGAGGTGGCTTCCCGTCTAGTTGAAGTTGCAGACGCTATAGATGTCGGAGGCTATGGCGGAACCTCTTTCATAGCTATTGAGGGCGCCAGAGCTGCAGAGTCTGGCTCGTCTATGCGTCGGAGAGTTGCAGAAGTATTTAAATCGTGGGGTATACCTACGGCGGCATCTATATGTGAGGCGAGGTCCGGCTACCGCGGTTATATAATTGCATCAGGGGGTATCAGAAGTGGTCTCGATGGCGCAAAGGCGCTTGCATTAGGCGCAGATTTTTTCACAATGTCACAGCCGTTTTTAAAGGCGGCTCTAGAAGGCAGGCTAAGAGAGGAGATAGAGACTGTGATTGCGGAGGTGAAGATTGCCATGTTTCTTACAGGCTCTCGTACAATTGAAGATCTTAAGTCGGCGCCACGGGTTTATGGCCCGCGGCTACGGAATTGGATAGAGCAGAGAAAGCTCGTTTGTTAA
- a CDS encoding 50S ribosomal protein L2: protein MGKRILVQRRGRGGSQFRSPSWKRDGPVRYPPLNVTVGRGYVVEILHEPGLNAPVARIRLENGVEFLNFAAEGLYVGQEIEVGDLAAPKTGNIVILGRVPEGTMVFNVEKRAGDGGKFARAGGTYAVVVGQKPEENKTIIRLPSGKVVEVDSRGRATVGIVAGGGRIEKPFLKAGKKYHRAKAKAWKYPTVRGKAMSPYAHPHGGGSHPKGGTPVPKTAPPGQKVGFYGSRCTGRGCVRARAQQKL, encoded by the coding sequence ATGGGTAAAAGGATACTTGTGCAGAGGAGGGGGAGAGGCGGCTCGCAGTTCAGATCTCCTAGTTGGAAGAGAGACGGCCCAGTTAGATATCCGCCTCTTAATGTAACTGTTGGGAGGGGCTATGTCGTAGAAATACTGCATGAGCCTGGTTTAAACGCCCCCGTGGCTAGAATAAGGCTTGAAAACGGCGTGGAATTTTTGAATTTTGCGGCTGAGGGGCTTTATGTTGGTCAAGAGATTGAAGTAGGTGACTTAGCAGCTCCAAAGACAGGTAACATAGTAATCCTGGGGAGAGTCCCCGAGGGTACAATGGTTTTTAATGTTGAAAAGAGAGCTGGCGACGGCGGCAAATTTGCCAGAGCTGGAGGCACCTACGCTGTGGTAGTAGGCCAGAAGCCAGAGGAGAACAAGACTATAATTAGACTACCCAGCGGAAAAGTCGTAGAGGTAGATTCCAGAGGCAGAGCCACTGTTGGCATTGTCGCAGGGGGCGGCAGAATAGAAAAGCCGTTTCTCAAAGCTGGGAAGAAATATCATAGAGCTAAGGCAAAGGCGTGGAAGTATCCAACCGTCAGAGGAAAGGCTATGTCGCCATATGCGCATCCACACGGCGGCGGCTCACATCCAAAAGGCGGCACCCCTGTGCCAAAGACTGCGCCTCCAGGCCAGAAAGTGGGCTTCTACGGGTCTAGGTGTACTGGCCGCGGCTGTGTGAGAGCTAGAGCACAACAGAAATTATAA
- a CDS encoding 30S ribosomal protein S17e, translating into MGRVKPKYIKSLARRLLETYPDKFTDSFEENKKAVAQLADIPSKTVRNKVAGYITRLVKRLKTQEKTESAA; encoded by the coding sequence ATGGGACGTGTTAAACCTAAGTATATCAAATCTCTTGCTAGAAGACTACTCGAGACGTATCCAGACAAATTCACAGATAGCTTTGAGGAGAATAAAAAAGCCGTAGCACAGTTAGCCGACATACCGAGCAAAACTGTGAGAAATAAAGTCGCTGGATATATAACTAGGCTTGTGAAAAGGCTTAAAACGCAGGAAAAAACCGAATCTGCGGCATAG
- a CDS encoding peptidylprolyl isomerase codes for MPLAKGDYILLDYTVVVKDENKVIETSQEAVAKEAGIYKPEEVYSPRLVILGETPLWEPVENTLLSIDEGQDFEVEVPPEKAYGVRDPNKVKVVSIRDFHRHGIVPSVGDVVEFEGQRARVVSISGGRVVLDFNHPLAGKTFVVRGRVVKKLTTAEEKAVALLKLYLPRVSEEKIKASFDGDTLVLNLPAEVLLYERIGGILLQYASEISTKFPNVKKVRFIEEVELRA; via the coding sequence ATGCCTCTGGCTAAAGGCGATTATATACTCCTTGACTATACAGTAGTAGTAAAGGACGAGAATAAAGTTATAGAGACGTCGCAAGAAGCTGTGGCAAAAGAAGCCGGCATATATAAACCAGAGGAGGTATACAGCCCCCGTCTGGTGATCCTCGGCGAGACGCCACTGTGGGAGCCCGTGGAAAATACTTTACTAAGTATAGACGAGGGGCAAGACTTTGAAGTAGAGGTCCCGCCTGAAAAGGCGTACGGCGTTAGAGACCCCAACAAAGTAAAGGTTGTGTCGATAAGAGACTTCCATCGCCACGGCATTGTCCCAAGTGTTGGCGACGTGGTAGAGTTCGAAGGACAACGGGCGAGAGTTGTCTCTATATCGGGTGGACGCGTTGTCTTAGACTTCAACCACCCGCTAGCTGGCAAAACCTTCGTAGTAAGAGGGAGAGTAGTAAAAAAGTTAACAACAGCCGAGGAAAAAGCCGTTGCACTCCTGAAGCTATATCTCCCAAGAGTGTCCGAAGAAAAAATAAAGGCGTCTTTTGACGGAGATACCTTAGTACTGAATCTACCCGCCGAGGTATTGTTATATGAACGCATAGGGGGAATTCTTCTCCAATACGCCTCTGAAATTTCCACAAAATTCCCAAATGTCAAAAAAGTTAGATTTATAGAAGAGGTAGAGCTTAGGGCCTAG
- a CDS encoding archaeal proteasome endopeptidase complex subunit beta: MTTTVGIAVKEGVVLATDKRVTAGYYIAHKQGEKIWKIDDHVAATMSGGVADLQSLLSFLTLRAREYKIEYKRPIPIRALVNYVSLILFYSRPYIYLVHSIIGGVDREEGAVLYMVDWLGTVTRERYIATGSGSPYAKGALEVGYREDMSLEDAVDLAIRSVKAAIRNDPGSGEGIDVVVITKEGFRRVFTAQQKIIITE; encoded by the coding sequence ATGACAACTACAGTTGGCATAGCTGTAAAAGAGGGGGTTGTCCTCGCCACAGATAAACGGGTTACCGCTGGGTATTACATAGCGCATAAACAAGGCGAAAAAATTTGGAAAATAGACGACCACGTCGCCGCGACTATGTCCGGCGGCGTTGCAGATCTACAATCTTTACTGTCTTTTCTCACCCTACGTGCACGTGAATATAAAATAGAATATAAAAGGCCTATCCCAATACGTGCCTTGGTAAACTACGTGTCTCTTATCCTTTTCTACTCTCGGCCTTATATCTACCTAGTACATTCAATAATAGGCGGTGTAGATAGAGAAGAAGGCGCCGTCCTCTATATGGTAGATTGGCTTGGCACAGTAACTAGAGAAAGATATATAGCTACAGGCAGCGGATCGCCCTACGCTAAGGGAGCCCTCGAAGTAGGATATAGAGAAGATATGTCGTTAGAAGACGCAGTAGATCTCGCTATAAGATCCGTAAAAGCAGCTATTAGAAACGACCCAGGCTCCGGCGAGGGTATTGACGTCGTTGTTATAACAAAAGAAGGCTTCAGACGGGTCTTTACGGCACAACAAAAAATTATCATAACAGAATAA
- the eno gene encoding phosphopyruvate hydratase, whose amino-acid sequence MQIEDVWIRKVFTGRGDVTVEVELTAEDPTTGEVVITRAAAPAGASRGTHEVAYFPEGGVDAALAAFEKLVAPEIVGLDVSEAYVVDGKLEEVDGTPRFERIGGAVAIATSFAAAEAGAASLGVPLFSFIGGAYTRKLPLPLGNVIGGGRHSRGLGPDIQEFLTIPLNPPDIFTAVYTNVEIHKRTLKYILKVDSSFTGGKNDEGAWTPRISSHTALKILREVAKEVEKELGVEVGVGVDVAASSLWDGKKYVYKNEGAERGPREQMEFITKLIEEFDLVYVEDPFHEEDFQSFAELSDRFRDRLIVGDDLFVTNSERIKQGGMLKAATGVIIKPDQTGTLLRAYQAVEIAKRYGMRIVVSHRSGDTEYRSLAHIAVGFGADIIKTGIMGGERTAKLNELIRIGDYLGKWASISHIR is encoded by the coding sequence ATGCAGATAGAAGATGTATGGATTAGGAAGGTTTTCACCGGACGTGGAGACGTCACGGTAGAGGTAGAGTTGACAGCCGAAGATCCTACAACAGGCGAGGTGGTAATTACAAGAGCCGCCGCACCAGCCGGCGCCTCAAGAGGTACACATGAAGTAGCGTATTTTCCAGAGGGCGGCGTAGATGCTGCTTTGGCGGCTTTTGAAAAACTAGTAGCCCCTGAAATAGTTGGACTCGACGTATCTGAGGCCTATGTGGTAGATGGAAAGCTAGAGGAGGTAGACGGCACTCCTAGATTTGAGCGTATAGGGGGTGCCGTAGCTATAGCTACATCATTTGCCGCCGCTGAGGCGGGGGCCGCTTCTCTGGGGGTTCCCCTGTTTTCTTTCATAGGCGGAGCGTATACAAGAAAGTTGCCGCTGCCTCTAGGCAATGTGATTGGCGGTGGTAGACACAGCAGAGGGCTGGGCCCCGATATACAAGAGTTTTTAACAATACCGCTAAACCCCCCGGATATATTTACCGCGGTGTATACAAACGTAGAGATACACAAAAGGACGCTTAAGTACATTCTTAAGGTAGATAGCTCTTTTACCGGAGGTAAAAACGACGAAGGCGCTTGGACACCTCGAATATCGTCGCATACAGCGCTAAAGATATTGAGAGAAGTCGCTAAAGAGGTGGAGAAAGAGCTAGGCGTAGAGGTGGGGGTGGGAGTTGACGTCGCTGCATCGAGTCTCTGGGATGGCAAAAAGTATGTGTATAAAAACGAGGGGGCTGAGAGAGGGCCTAGAGAACAGATGGAGTTTATAACAAAACTGATAGAAGAATTCGACCTAGTTTACGTAGAGGATCCCTTCCACGAGGAGGACTTTCAATCTTTCGCCGAGCTCTCCGACAGGTTTAGAGACAGGCTCATAGTTGGAGACGACTTATTTGTGACAAACTCAGAACGTATAAAACAAGGCGGTATGTTAAAAGCGGCGACAGGCGTTATAATTAAGCCTGACCAGACGGGGACTTTACTCAGAGCCTACCAAGCTGTGGAAATCGCAAAAAGATACGGCATGAGAATCGTGGTATCACACCGCTCTGGAGATACTGAATATAGGTCATTGGCCCATATAGCAGTGGGGTTTGGGGCAGACATTATAAAAACCGGAATTATGGGCGGCGAGAGAACCGCAAAGTTAAACGAGTTAATTAGAATAGGCGATTACTTAGGCAAGTGGGCCTCTATCTCACACATACGGTAG
- a CDS encoding winged helix-turn-helix domain-containing protein, whose protein sequence is MVVKIKMRIWVDKDGQEILGPGIYTILKTVEETGSIAAAARKLGYSYKFIWTYIKKLEDVLGAPIVESRRGGKERGVTELTEIGKLLLSYYESMNKEVEQVTKAWESRFSELITSIKQYAEVKKEEEEIPYYEEE, encoded by the coding sequence GTGGTTGTAAAAATAAAAATGCGTATATGGGTTGACAAAGATGGACAGGAGATTTTGGGCCCTGGGATATATACGATTTTAAAAACAGTAGAAGAGACGGGCTCTATTGCCGCCGCTGCGAGAAAGCTTGGATATTCATATAAATTTATCTGGACATATATCAAGAAGTTAGAAGATGTCTTAGGAGCTCCTATTGTTGAATCCCGCCGCGGCGGCAAAGAGAGGGGGGTGACAGAGTTGACAGAAATTGGCAAACTTCTGCTTAGCTACTATGAGTCTATGAATAAGGAGGTAGAACAAGTGACTAAAGCTTGGGAGTCTAGGTTTTCCGAGCTCATCACATCTATTAAGCAATATGCAGAAGTTAAGAAAGAAGAGGAAGAAATCCCCTATTATGAAGAAGAGTAA
- the moaA gene encoding GTP 3',8-cyclase MoaA: MLFDRYGRPFLKLRYVVNDECNYNCVFCHFEGQTRRQGVYLTAEDYGFVSTVFKSVGVTDFKITGGEPLLRRDIDLVVANIAKTGGVVTLTTNGFLLEKWAGRLSAAGLRRVNVSIHTVDPEKYSKITGTPPGFLRAVLRGLYEIKTRGVSVKINAVVLRDINTDRRSVKELVKLAASLDASLQFIELMPTGQGVQIFNQLYEPIETVAKIITELGGRPLGLRRELHNRPIYTLGGVAIELIKNYNNPAFCSGCTTMRLTSDGKLKTCIYAEPRVDLMPYIKARDVEGLLYAVKTALAQREPRFKLYSSS, translated from the coding sequence GTGTTGTTTGATAGATATGGAAGGCCATTCCTGAAGTTAAGATATGTGGTGAATGATGAGTGTAACTACAACTGTGTTTTTTGCCATTTTGAAGGACAGACACGCCGTCAGGGAGTTTATCTAACTGCAGAGGACTATGGTTTTGTCTCTACAGTTTTTAAATCTGTGGGAGTGACAGATTTTAAAATCACAGGAGGAGAGCCTCTGTTGAGACGCGACATAGATCTAGTTGTGGCAAATATAGCTAAGACAGGCGGTGTAGTTACACTTACCACAAATGGCTTTCTCCTAGAGAAATGGGCTGGGAGACTTAGCGCCGCGGGATTACGTAGAGTCAACGTTTCTATACATACGGTGGATCCTGAGAAATACTCAAAGATAACCGGGACGCCGCCCGGTTTCTTAAGAGCGGTTCTACGCGGGCTTTATGAAATTAAAACACGTGGGGTTTCTGTCAAGATAAATGCCGTAGTGTTGAGAGATATAAACACCGACAGGAGGAGTGTTAAAGAGTTGGTGAAACTAGCTGCGTCGCTAGACGCCTCTTTACAATTTATAGAGCTTATGCCAACGGGGCAGGGCGTGCAGATATTTAACCAACTGTATGAGCCGATTGAGACTGTCGCCAAGATTATCACAGAGTTAGGCGGGAGACCTCTAGGGCTGAGGAGAGAGCTTCATAATAGACCTATCTATACGCTGGGGGGAGTGGCCATAGAGTTGATAAAGAACTATAACAACCCGGCGTTTTGTAGCGGCTGTACCACTATGAGACTTACAAGCGACGGTAAATTAAAGACGTGTATCTACGCAGAGCCCCGTGTCGATCTTATGCCATATATAAAGGCTAGAGACGTGGAGGGCTTGTTATATGCGGTAAAAACCGCCTTGGCTCAGAGAGAGCCTAGGTTTAAACTTTACTCTTCTTCATAA
- a CDS encoding serine/threonine-protein kinase produces MLNQLWSVPVVLIALVGWRLYRHYVALLWTLFAILLFFLSTERLAIFLNSLLVTIVVFRVVFDRFRNILIILFIVTIFVKIVLFTDYYLSEKFSYIYYIIDGTYTGLSAFLLAVYSFKPPRLEGAHQLLLPASALLSTYTSPISPLVGVILALLDTQPVFIAASAAFNIYLLTTLGDVLPILPASLFVLTYLLTYKRVLYLSQQPPTGWLYSWLGGRYKVVRLLGVGGFSYVFAVRHKKSIYAVKILRYVDDYGNPLASDENILRIFGQEMQRYLEIKSDYVVKAYEVYLPAVGYRDVVQYMKNPPYILLEYMEGGTLRDLLRTRKKLPVAQVVELFRQLAQGLSDVHRHNVVHLDIKPENIMFTKDRKTAKIGDMGIAKVVSGGYVRSSYMSPAYAAPEVKKGLASFASDIYSLGCVIYEMLTGINPNVFVENGYQIPPPSTYNPEVPTWLDQLVLKMLEVEPTKRPSAEEIVTFLNKVVRDV; encoded by the coding sequence GTGTTAAACCAGCTCTGGTCAGTCCCCGTAGTTCTCATAGCATTAGTAGGCTGGAGACTCTATAGACATTACGTCGCACTGTTGTGGACTCTCTTTGCGATCCTTTTATTTTTTCTCTCAACAGAGAGATTAGCTATATTTCTAAACTCTCTGCTTGTAACCATAGTAGTATTTAGAGTGGTCTTTGATAGATTTAGAAATATTTTAATAATACTATTTATTGTTACTATATTTGTAAAAATAGTATTATTTACAGACTATTACTTAAGTGAGAAATTTAGCTATATATATTACATTATAGATGGAACATATACAGGACTTTCGGCATTTCTACTAGCTGTATACTCTTTTAAACCGCCTAGGTTAGAGGGGGCACACCAACTGTTGTTACCCGCTTCTGCACTTTTATCAACCTATACGTCGCCTATTTCGCCGCTTGTCGGCGTAATCCTTGCGTTGTTAGATACACAGCCTGTGTTTATAGCCGCCTCGGCGGCCTTCAACATATATCTCCTAACTACGTTGGGGGACGTATTGCCTATCCTTCCCGCATCTCTCTTTGTTTTAACATACTTACTTACATACAAGAGAGTGCTATATCTCTCCCAACAGCCGCCAACTGGGTGGCTTTATTCTTGGCTTGGCGGTAGGTATAAAGTAGTGCGGTTGTTGGGAGTGGGCGGCTTTAGCTATGTTTTCGCAGTTAGACACAAGAAGTCTATATATGCAGTTAAAATACTCCGTTATGTAGACGACTACGGAAACCCGCTCGCAAGCGACGAGAATATACTCCGTATATTTGGACAAGAGATGCAGAGATACCTAGAGATAAAGTCTGACTATGTAGTTAAAGCATATGAGGTTTATCTGCCGGCGGTGGGATATAGAGATGTGGTACAATACATGAAAAATCCGCCCTATATACTGCTTGAATATATGGAGGGGGGGACTCTAAGAGATTTGTTGAGAACTAGGAAGAAACTACCTGTGGCGCAAGTAGTGGAGTTGTTTAGACAATTGGCGCAGGGGCTTAGCGACGTGCATAGACACAATGTAGTACACCTAGACATCAAGCCGGAGAACATCATGTTTACAAAAGACAGGAAGACGGCGAAGATAGGAGATATGGGTATAGCCAAGGTAGTAAGCGGAGGGTATGTACGTAGTAGTTATATGTCTCCCGCATATGCAGCGCCTGAGGTTAAGAAAGGACTTGCGTCGTTTGCCTCAGACATATACTCCCTGGGCTGTGTAATCTACGAGATGTTGACAGGGATAAACCCAAACGTGTTTGTCGAAAACGGCTATCAAATACCGCCGCCTAGCACATATAATCCCGAAGTCCCCACGTGGCTTGACCAACTTGTGCTTAAAATGCTAGAGGTAGAGCCAACTAAAAGACCCAGCGCCGAGGAGATAGTCACTTTTTTAAACAAGGTGGTTAGAGACGTGTAA
- a CDS encoding FHA domain-containing protein: protein MPWKCPVCGTINRDEDLVCRICGAYKPEATTKKISQTPRESIAAVAIVEVLESPIESLIGRKFEFKINTPGAIITVGRAVENQVVIPDPAVSRRHMRLIVTSNGVVVEDLGSSNGTYIIEGNNERLIKVENVGRQAVLKIGNTKLRIYLTHR, encoded by the coding sequence ATGCCTTGGAAATGTCCCGTCTGCGGCACGATAAATAGAGACGAGGATTTAGTCTGTAGAATATGTGGAGCTTATAAGCCAGAGGCAACTACAAAGAAGATTTCTCAAACGCCTAGAGAGAGTATAGCGGCGGTTGCAATTGTCGAAGTGTTAGAAAGCCCTATCGAATCTTTAATAGGGAGGAAGTTTGAATTTAAAATCAATACGCCTGGGGCTATAATAACTGTAGGTAGAGCTGTGGAAAATCAAGTAGTTATACCAGATCCTGCAGTGTCGCGGAGACATATGCGGTTGATAGTAACTTCAAACGGCGTAGTTGTAGAAGACCTCGGCAGTAGCAACGGGACGTATATAATAGAGGGCAATAACGAGCGTTTAATAAAAGTGGAGAACGTGGGGAGACAAGCCGTTTTAAAAATAGGAAATACAAAACTAAGAATTTATCTCACACACCGTTAA
- the rpsB gene encoding 30S ribosomal protein S2, with protein MSEETQYEYLVPLEKYLSAGVRLGTRLSNKYLEERGFIYAVRPDGLRIFDIKKIDERLRIAAKFISRYQPDRILVHTTRPYGFKPVQMFCKFVGCRALTGRFIPGTLTNPYLPNYTEIDLLFVVDPKLDAQAVAEAAKMGIPIIALVDTDTPHQYIDFMIPCNNKGRRSLALIFWILARQVLRERGELKPDQDLPVPPEEFETRLIQ; from the coding sequence ATGTCCGAAGAGACGCAGTATGAATATCTAGTGCCGCTGGAGAAGTACTTAAGCGCTGGGGTGAGACTAGGCACGCGTCTCTCAAATAAATACCTAGAGGAGAGGGGGTTTATATATGCTGTTAGGCCAGATGGCTTGAGGATTTTTGACATCAAAAAGATAGATGAACGTCTTAGAATAGCCGCCAAATTTATCTCCAGATACCAACCAGATAGAATACTTGTACATACGACAAGACCCTACGGCTTTAAGCCAGTGCAGATGTTTTGTAAATTTGTAGGCTGTAGAGCTTTAACTGGGAGGTTTATACCAGGGACGCTTACAAACCCGTATCTGCCAAACTATACAGAAATCGACTTACTCTTTGTCGTAGACCCGAAGCTAGATGCGCAAGCAGTTGCAGAAGCTGCTAAAATGGGGATCCCCATAATTGCGTTGGTAGACACCGACACGCCACATCAATATATAGACTTTATGATCCCGTGTAATAACAAGGGGAGGAGAAGTCTAGCGTTAATTTTCTGGATCCTCGCCAGACAAGTGTTGAGAGAAAGGGGAGAGTTAAAGCCAGACCAAGATCTGCCAGTGCCCCCCGAGGAGTTTGAGACTAGGCTTATACAGTAA
- the amrB gene encoding AmmeMemoRadiSam system protein B, whose translation MRVRKPAVAGYFYESDREKLLQQLEWAIKHELGPKAPQIPKLGAETLGGVAPHAGYIYSGPVAAWVYSALAGFGKPDVFIIIGPNHYGIGAPVAIMKSGVWETPLGRVEIDGELAEKIMRYFKELEDDFHAFSREHSIEVQIPFIQYFFGDVKIVPITIWRQTLSTSRELGKALANAIREYGRRAYIIASSDFNHYEHHDITTKKDEMAIGKILQLDETGLFEVASKFDISICGIGPIGALIVAAKELGYKNVTLLKHATSGDTSGYREETVGYASIIFYR comes from the coding sequence ATGCGCGTCAGAAAACCCGCAGTGGCTGGGTATTTCTATGAGTCAGACCGCGAAAAACTTCTACAACAGCTAGAGTGGGCTATTAAACACGAACTGGGACCTAAGGCGCCGCAGATTCCTAAATTAGGCGCCGAGACTTTGGGAGGCGTTGCGCCACACGCCGGCTATATATACTCGGGGCCTGTGGCGGCTTGGGTATATTCAGCTCTAGCAGGGTTTGGAAAACCAGACGTCTTTATAATCATAGGCCCCAACCACTATGGAATTGGAGCGCCTGTGGCAATTATGAAATCCGGTGTCTGGGAGACGCCTCTTGGACGTGTTGAAATAGACGGCGAACTTGCGGAAAAAATAATGCGATATTTTAAAGAGCTAGAAGACGACTTCCACGCGTTTTCTAGAGAACATTCAATAGAGGTTCAGATACCCTTTATACAATATTTCTTTGGCGACGTGAAGATAGTGCCTATAACAATTTGGAGACAGACGCTTTCAACTTCACGCGAGCTTGGCAAAGCGCTTGCCAACGCCATAAGAGAATATGGAAGGAGGGCATACATAATAGCAAGTAGCGATTTTAACCACTACGAGCATCACGACATAACAACTAAAAAAGACGAGATGGCCATAGGGAAAATACTTCAACTAGACGAGACAGGTCTTTTCGAAGTGGCGTCTAAATTTGACATATCTATATGCGGCATTGGGCCAATAGGCGCGCTTATTGTAGCAGCTAAAGAACTAGGCTATAAAAACGTCACACTTCTTAAACACGCCACCTCAGGAGATACAAGCGGCTACAGAGAGGAGACCGTGGGATATGCAAGCATAATTTTCTACCGCTAA